From Saccharothrix espanaensis DSM 44229, the proteins below share one genomic window:
- the secG gene encoding preprotein translocase subunit SecG — MTTFLQILLVVSSLLLILLVLLHRGRGGGLSSLFGGGMQSSLSGSSVVEKNLDRLTLFVGAIWVIAIVGIGLLTKL, encoded by the coding sequence ATGACAACGTTCCTGCAGATCCTGTTGGTCGTCTCCAGTTTGCTGCTGATCTTGCTGGTGCTGCTGCACCGGGGGCGTGGCGGCGGTCTGTCCTCGTTGTTCGGCGGCGGCATGCAGTCGAGCCTGTCCGGTTCGAGCGTGGTGGAGAAGAACCTGGATCGCCTGACGCTGTTCGTCGGGGCCATCTGGGTGATCGCCATCGTCGGTATCGGACTGCTGACCAAGCTCTGA
- the zwf gene encoding glucose-6-phosphate dehydrogenase gives MTAPTKRNPLRDPRDKRLPRIAGPCGLVIFGVTGDLSRKKLMPAIYDLANRGLLPPGFALVGFARRDWADQDFMQVVHEAVKQHARTPFRQEVWDQLAEGIRFVQGTFDDDAAFDSLAETIADLDRERGTGGNHAFYLSVPPSAFTTVVNQLKRSGLATPPKDSPGQWRRVVIEKPFGHDLPSAKHLNKIVNDVFPEESVFRIDHYLGKETVQNIMALRFANQLYEPIWNANYVDHVQITMAEDIGLGGRAGYYDGIGAARDVIQNHLLQLLALTAMEEPVSFKPADLRAEKVKVLSATKPVGPFAETTARGQYTGGWQGGQKVPGLLEEGGFAGDSTTETYAAITCEINTRRWAGVPFYLRTGKRLGRRVTEVAVVFKRAPHLPFDDTATEELGQNALVVRVQPDEGVTMRFGSKVPGNTMEVRDVTMDFGYGHAFTESSPEAYERLLLDVLLGEPSLFPKNDEVELSWEILDPVLDHWAATGAPEKYKAGTWGPASADEMLDRTGRHWRRP, from the coding sequence ATGACCGCGCCGACCAAGCGCAACCCGCTGCGCGATCCGCGGGACAAGCGGCTGCCGCGGATCGCCGGGCCCTGTGGCCTGGTGATCTTCGGCGTGACCGGTGACCTGTCGCGCAAGAAGCTCATGCCCGCCATCTACGACCTGGCCAACCGGGGGCTGCTGCCGCCGGGCTTCGCGCTCGTCGGCTTCGCCCGGCGGGACTGGGCCGACCAGGACTTCATGCAGGTCGTGCACGAGGCGGTCAAGCAGCACGCCCGCACGCCGTTCCGGCAGGAGGTCTGGGACCAGCTCGCCGAGGGCATCCGGTTCGTGCAGGGCACGTTCGACGACGACGCCGCGTTCGACTCGCTGGCCGAGACCATCGCCGACCTCGACCGCGAGCGCGGCACCGGCGGCAACCACGCGTTCTACCTCTCGGTACCGCCCAGCGCGTTCACCACGGTGGTCAACCAGCTCAAGCGCTCCGGCCTGGCCACGCCGCCCAAGGACAGCCCCGGCCAGTGGCGGCGGGTGGTCATCGAGAAGCCGTTCGGGCACGACCTGCCCAGCGCCAAGCACCTGAACAAGATCGTCAACGACGTCTTCCCCGAGGAGTCGGTGTTCCGCATCGACCACTACCTCGGCAAGGAGACGGTGCAGAACATCATGGCCCTGCGCTTCGCCAACCAGCTCTACGAACCCATCTGGAACGCCAACTACGTCGACCACGTGCAGATCACCATGGCCGAGGACATCGGGCTGGGCGGTCGCGCGGGCTACTACGACGGCATCGGCGCGGCGCGTGACGTGATCCAGAACCACCTGCTGCAACTGCTCGCGCTGACCGCGATGGAGGAGCCGGTGTCGTTCAAGCCGGCCGACCTGCGGGCGGAGAAGGTCAAGGTGCTGTCCGCGACCAAGCCGGTGGGCCCGTTCGCCGAGACCACCGCGCGCGGCCAGTACACCGGCGGCTGGCAGGGCGGCCAGAAGGTGCCCGGCCTGCTGGAGGAGGGCGGTTTCGCCGGCGACTCCACCACCGAGACCTACGCCGCGATCACCTGCGAGATCAACACCCGGCGGTGGGCGGGCGTCCCGTTCTACCTGCGCACCGGCAAGCGGCTGGGCCGCCGGGTCACCGAGGTGGCCGTGGTGTTCAAGCGCGCGCCGCACCTGCCGTTCGACGACACCGCGACCGAGGAGCTGGGGCAGAACGCCCTGGTGGTGCGCGTGCAGCCGGACGAGGGCGTGACCATGCGGTTCGGCTCCAAGGTGCCCGGCAACACCATGGAGGTCCGGGACGTCACGATGGACTTCGGCTACGGCCACGCGTTCACCGAGTCCTCCCCCGAGGCCTACGAGCGGCTGCTGCTCGACGTGCTGCTCGGCGAGCCGTCGCTGTTCCCGAAGAACGACGAGGTCGAGCTGTCCTGGGAGATCCTCGACCCGGTGCTCGACCACTGGGCCGCCACCGGGGCTCCGGAGAAGTACAAGGCGGGCACCTGGGGTCCGGCGTCCGCGGACGAGATGCTCGACCGCACCGGCAGGCACTGGAGGCGCCCGTGA
- the opcA gene encoding glucose-6-phosphate dehydrogenase assembly protein OpcA, whose protein sequence is MIIDLPSTTTSQVNSKLVQLREEGGAVTLGRVLTLVIVTDDGAKTEDAVDAANDASREHPCRVIVVARGARKAAPRLDAQIRVGGDAGASEVIVLRLYGELANEGASCVVPLLLPDTPVVAWWPHEAPAVPAKDPIGQLAQRRITDAAAEKNPIKALDQRKSGYTPGDTDLAWTRLTLWRAMLASALDLPPFDRVTEAEVSGEADSPSTDLLAAWLAGALKAPVKRSKAARGVGIVDVKLARKSGVVELLRPDGKVGTLTQPGQPQRRVALQRREIRDCLAEELRRLDPDEVYESALRSLGKVVRGRTPVKTSAARKPAATKPVADKPTVDKPVADKPTESPNGEAPAAKAPAKATAPAKTAAPVKATAKAAAKTAAKTAAKAPAKAAKAKA, encoded by the coding sequence GTGATCATCGACCTGCCCTCGACCACCACGTCACAGGTCAACAGCAAGCTCGTGCAGCTGCGCGAGGAGGGCGGCGCGGTCACCCTCGGCCGGGTGCTGACCCTGGTCATCGTCACCGACGACGGGGCGAAGACCGAGGACGCCGTGGACGCGGCCAACGACGCCAGCCGCGAGCACCCGTGCCGGGTGATCGTGGTCGCGCGCGGTGCGCGCAAGGCCGCGCCCCGGCTCGACGCCCAGATCCGGGTCGGCGGCGACGCGGGCGCGTCCGAGGTGATCGTGCTGCGGCTGTACGGGGAACTGGCCAACGAAGGCGCGTCGTGCGTCGTGCCGCTGCTGCTGCCGGACACCCCGGTGGTGGCGTGGTGGCCGCACGAGGCCCCGGCGGTGCCGGCCAAGGACCCGATCGGTCAGCTCGCGCAGCGCCGGATCACCGACGCGGCGGCCGAGAAGAACCCGATCAAGGCCCTCGACCAGCGCAAGTCCGGCTACACGCCGGGCGACACGGACCTGGCGTGGACCCGGTTGACGCTGTGGCGGGCGATGCTCGCCTCCGCGCTCGACCTGCCGCCGTTCGACCGGGTCACCGAGGCGGAGGTGAGCGGCGAGGCCGACTCGCCGTCGACGGACCTGCTGGCCGCGTGGCTGGCGGGTGCGCTCAAGGCCCCGGTGAAGCGGTCCAAGGCGGCGCGCGGCGTCGGCATCGTGGACGTGAAGCTGGCCCGCAAGTCCGGGGTGGTGGAGTTGCTCCGGCCGGACGGCAAGGTCGGCACGCTCACCCAGCCCGGCCAGCCGCAGCGGCGGGTGGCGCTGCAGCGCCGCGAGATCCGCGACTGCCTGGCCGAGGAACTGCGCCGGCTGGACCCGGACGAGGTGTACGAGTCGGCGCTGCGATCGCTGGGCAAGGTCGTGCGCGGCCGGACCCCGGTGAAGACCTCCGCCGCCCGCAAGCCCGCCGCCACCAAGCCCGTTGCCGACAAGCCCACCGTCGACAAGCCCGTTGCCGACAAGCCCACGGAGTCGCCCAACGGCGAGGCCCCCGCGGCCAAGGCCCCCGCGAAAGCCACCGCCCCGGCGAAGACCGCCGCTCCGGTCAAGGCCACGGCGAAGGCCGCTGCGAAGACGGCCGCGAAGACGGCTGCGAAAGCCCCGGCCAAGGCCGCCAAGGCGAAGGCATGA
- a CDS encoding sensor histidine kinase has product MPSVMTAQYGDEQRVADTGGRVLAGNAVERLPSGGVNGVPTERVPRAARGWRERLFRHRQLAVDFAAVAVGAFDVWFWFAPDAKPYNYALSIIAVSALVLRRRFPFLVVLLTVPGFFAGMAQLAAMIALGTLARQKLLSTQTYIAAGLVWLSRFFLWPPDEFLALPWTTHIHDAIYGCIVAGMPIAIGLLAHAREELSARIAELAASRERERLLHAHAVRADERARLAREMHDVVSHQVSLIAMQAGALRVAVADPDAKQVAGTIRMLSTRTLDELRQLVSVLRTTDGDDSPQPRVEELPQLVAGAGIPASLTVLGPVGDLPAPISGAVYRTVQEALTNVRKHAGCAATAVHVQAEPDELRVEIRNDPPVLPRECPMLPSGGHGLVGLQERAALLDGTFEAGPSDDGGFRVAVTFPLARQLDG; this is encoded by the coding sequence ATGCCAAGCGTGATGACAGCGCAGTACGGTGACGAGCAGCGGGTGGCTGACACGGGAGGGCGAGTCCTGGCCGGCAACGCTGTCGAAAGGCTGCCGAGCGGCGGGGTCAACGGCGTCCCCACCGAACGGGTGCCTCGCGCTGCCCGGGGGTGGCGCGAGCGGCTGTTCCGGCACCGGCAGTTGGCGGTGGACTTCGCCGCCGTCGCGGTCGGCGCGTTCGACGTGTGGTTCTGGTTCGCGCCGGACGCCAAGCCCTACAACTACGCGCTCTCGATCATCGCCGTGTCGGCGCTGGTGCTGCGCCGGCGGTTCCCGTTCCTGGTGGTGCTGCTGACCGTGCCCGGGTTCTTCGCGGGCATGGCGCAGCTCGCCGCGATGATCGCGCTGGGCACGCTGGCCCGGCAGAAGCTGCTCTCGACCCAGACCTACATCGCCGCCGGGCTGGTGTGGCTGAGCCGGTTCTTCCTCTGGCCACCGGACGAGTTCCTGGCGCTGCCGTGGACCACGCACATCCACGACGCGATCTACGGCTGCATCGTGGCCGGGATGCCGATCGCGATCGGGCTGCTCGCGCACGCCCGCGAGGAGCTGTCCGCGCGGATAGCCGAACTGGCGGCCAGCCGCGAACGGGAACGGCTGCTGCACGCGCACGCCGTGCGGGCCGACGAACGGGCCCGGCTCGCCCGCGAGATGCACGACGTGGTGTCGCACCAGGTCAGCCTGATAGCCATGCAGGCGGGCGCGTTGCGGGTGGCGGTCGCCGACCCGGACGCCAAGCAGGTCGCGGGCACGATCCGGATGCTGAGCACCCGGACCCTCGACGAGCTGCGCCAACTGGTCAGCGTCCTGCGCACCACCGATGGTGACGACTCGCCGCAGCCGCGCGTGGAGGAGCTGCCGCAGCTCGTGGCGGGTGCGGGGATCCCGGCGTCGCTGACCGTGCTGGGGCCGGTGGGCGACCTGCCGGCACCGATCTCCGGGGCGGTCTACCGGACGGTCCAGGAGGCGCTGACGAACGTGCGCAAGCACGCGGGCTGCGCGGCGACCGCCGTGCACGTCCAAGCCGAGCCGGACGAGCTGCGGGTGGAGATTCGCAACGACCCGCCGGTCCTGCCGCGCGAGTGCCCGATGCTGCCCAGCGGCGGCCACGGGCTGGTCGGGCTCCAGGAGCGGGCGGCGCTGCTGGACGGGACGTTCGAGGCCGGACCCAGCGACGACGGCGGGTTCCGGGTCGCGGTCACCTTCCCCCTGGCCCGGCAGCTCGACGGGTAG
- the pgl gene encoding 6-phosphogluconolactonase, protein MTAPEVVVHRDGVLLAAVTAARLVTALVDAQAARGTASLVLTGGRTGAAVLEQVRDSPARDAVDWSRVDLYWGDERFLPAGHPDRNETQSRAALLDHVPVDPERVHAVEPSDGRFGDDPDAAAAAYAEVLTARGSVPAFDVLLLGVGEEGHVASLFPESPAVHEHDRTVVAVRDCPKPPPTRVSLTLPAIRHAREVWLMTTGEAKADAVAAALVAANEVDIPAAGATGLSRTLWLLDTAAANKLPPA, encoded by the coding sequence ATGACCGCCCCCGAGGTGGTGGTGCACCGTGACGGCGTCCTGCTGGCCGCCGTCACGGCCGCCCGCCTGGTCACCGCGCTGGTCGACGCCCAGGCCGCCCGAGGCACCGCGTCGCTGGTGCTGACCGGCGGCCGGACCGGCGCGGCGGTGCTGGAGCAGGTCCGCGACAGCCCGGCGCGCGACGCCGTGGACTGGTCGCGGGTCGACCTGTACTGGGGCGACGAGCGCTTCCTGCCCGCCGGCCACCCGGACCGCAACGAGACCCAGTCCCGCGCGGCCCTGCTGGACCACGTGCCGGTGGACCCGGAGCGGGTGCACGCGGTGGAGCCGTCCGACGGCCGGTTCGGCGACGACCCGGACGCGGCGGCGGCGGCGTACGCCGAGGTGCTCACGGCGCGGGGCAGCGTGCCGGCGTTCGACGTGCTGCTGCTCGGCGTCGGCGAAGAGGGCCACGTGGCGTCGCTGTTCCCGGAGTCGCCGGCGGTGCACGAGCACGACCGGACCGTCGTCGCGGTCCGCGACTGCCCCAAACCGCCGCCGACCAGGGTCAGCCTCACCCTCCCGGCGATCCGCCACGCCCGCGAGGTGTGGCTGATGACCACCGGCGAAGCCAAGGCCGACGCGGTCGCGGCGGCCCTGGTGGCCGCGAACGAGGTCGACATCCCGGCCGCCGGCGCGACCGGCCTGAGCCGCACCCTGTGGCTCCTCGACACGGCCGCCGCGAACAAGTTGCCACCGGCCTGA
- the tpiA gene encoding triose-phosphate isomerase translates to MAARQPLIAGNWKMNLNHLEAIALVQKIAFSLPEKYFAKVEVAVLPPFVDIRSIQTLVDGDKLLLKYGAQDLSPHDSGAYTGDVSGRMLAKLGCSYVTVGHSERREYHHEDDALVNKKVKAALKHGVTPIFCLGERVDVRDAGNHVEHCTNQLVAGLKGVSAEQARDIVVAYEPVWAIGTGKVASSADAQEVCAALRVKLAELHGEDVASAVRVLYGGSVKSGNIAELVAQKDVDGALVGGASLEADEFAKLCALAAGGPLP, encoded by the coding sequence ATGGCCGCCCGACAGCCGCTGATCGCGGGCAACTGGAAGATGAACCTCAACCACCTCGAGGCCATCGCCCTGGTGCAGAAGATCGCCTTCTCCCTGCCGGAGAAGTACTTCGCCAAGGTCGAGGTGGCGGTGCTGCCGCCGTTCGTCGACATCCGGTCCATCCAGACCCTGGTCGACGGCGACAAGCTGCTGCTCAAGTACGGCGCGCAGGACCTGTCGCCGCACGACTCGGGCGCCTACACCGGTGACGTCTCCGGGCGGATGCTGGCCAAGCTGGGCTGCTCCTACGTGACGGTCGGCCACTCCGAGCGGCGCGAGTACCACCACGAGGACGACGCGCTGGTCAACAAGAAGGTCAAGGCGGCGCTCAAGCACGGCGTCACCCCGATCTTCTGCCTCGGCGAGCGGGTGGACGTGCGCGACGCGGGCAACCACGTCGAGCACTGCACGAACCAGCTCGTGGCGGGCCTCAAGGGCGTGTCCGCCGAACAGGCCAGGGACATCGTCGTCGCGTACGAGCCCGTCTGGGCGATCGGCACCGGCAAGGTGGCCTCGTCGGCGGACGCGCAGGAGGTGTGCGCGGCGCTGCGGGTGAAGCTGGCCGAGCTGCACGGCGAGGACGTGGCGTCGGCCGTTCGGGTGCTTTACGGCGGGTCGGTGAAGTCCGGGAACATCGCCGAGCTGGTCGCGCAGAAGGACGTCGACGGGGCCCTGGTCGGCGGTGCGAGCCTGGAAGCGGACGAGTTCGCGAAGCTCTGTGCCCTCGCGGCCGGCGGCCCTCTACCCTGA
- a CDS encoding serine/threonine-protein kinase: MSPSTAPSPSVIAALPQYDIGAQIGHGGMGVVYEGVHRPLNRPVAVKRLPHVLAEDARMSARFEHEARLLARLDHPHIVPVYDYVQSHGEHLLVMEKLDGGTVWSTFTERGFTPPQSCALALATLSGLHAAHGAGVLHLDVKPKNLLFTAQGALKVADFGISQVVSEGATLVTHAGQVLGTPAYLSPEQALGNPLTPAADVYGTATVLYELLSGRLPFESGGGALAMIQRHVHQQPRPLTEVPAPLARVVMRGIERDPQARYRNAETFAIDLAGAAAEVFGPDWLLRASLPVHLAPQVAAASTRPSSHPSVPRETVNVLVRATAVDLPSPVRLDGQTLIPARDLLERPKPARWFGLAAAVFALVALALPITLPGRDLPVLESDLSKPVVVAGVVEPARLTVTAVGITLADVTAVPQSTPVAFELPGAARWIVGGAALATVESGGQRTEYSLRPTENPMISIMGVGSAVLLLFTLAYLESLLRSLRRRQSGAAAVVASAPLGFGLGVAVWLLPSVLLRHEPALWPALVGGALGLAAAVCTAVATRRAAGPGGR; this comes from the coding sequence GTGAGCCCGAGCACGGCGCCGAGCCCGAGCGTGATCGCCGCGCTGCCGCAGTACGACATCGGCGCGCAGATCGGGCACGGCGGCATGGGCGTGGTCTACGAGGGCGTGCACCGCCCGCTCAACCGCCCGGTGGCGGTCAAGCGGCTGCCGCACGTGCTCGCCGAGGACGCCCGGATGAGCGCCCGGTTCGAGCACGAGGCCCGCCTGCTGGCCCGCCTGGACCACCCGCACATCGTGCCGGTCTACGACTACGTGCAGAGCCACGGCGAGCACCTGCTGGTGATGGAGAAGCTCGACGGCGGCACGGTCTGGTCGACGTTCACCGAACGCGGCTTCACCCCGCCCCAGTCGTGCGCGCTCGCCCTGGCCACGCTGTCCGGCCTGCACGCCGCGCACGGCGCGGGCGTCCTGCACCTGGACGTGAAGCCGAAGAACCTGCTGTTCACCGCGCAGGGCGCGCTGAAGGTCGCCGACTTCGGCATCTCCCAGGTGGTCAGCGAGGGCGCGACCCTGGTCACCCACGCCGGCCAGGTGCTCGGCACACCCGCCTACCTGTCGCCGGAGCAGGCGCTGGGCAACCCGCTCACCCCGGCCGCCGACGTCTACGGCACCGCCACCGTCCTGTACGAGCTGCTCAGCGGCCGGCTGCCGTTCGAGTCCGGCGGCGGCGCGCTGGCCATGATCCAGCGGCACGTCCACCAGCAGCCGCGCCCGCTGACCGAGGTGCCGGCCCCGCTGGCGCGGGTCGTGATGCGCGGGATCGAACGCGACCCGCAGGCCCGCTACCGCAACGCCGAGACGTTCGCGATCGACCTGGCGGGCGCGGCGGCCGAGGTGTTCGGCCCGGACTGGCTGCTGCGGGCGAGCCTGCCGGTGCACCTCGCGCCGCAGGTCGCCGCCGCGAGCACCCGGCCGTCCAGCCACCCGTCGGTGCCGCGCGAGACGGTGAACGTCCTGGTCCGGGCCACCGCCGTCGACCTGCCGTCGCCGGTCCGGCTCGACGGCCAGACCCTGATCCCGGCCCGCGACCTGCTCGAACGGCCCAAGCCCGCGCGCTGGTTCGGCCTGGCCGCGGCGGTGTTCGCGCTGGTCGCGCTCGCACTGCCGATCACGCTGCCCGGCCGTGACCTGCCCGTGCTGGAGAGCGACCTGAGCAAGCCGGTCGTGGTGGCGGGCGTGGTCGAGCCCGCCCGGCTCACCGTCACCGCCGTCGGGATCACGCTCGCCGACGTCACCGCCGTCCCGCAGAGCACGCCCGTGGCGTTCGAGCTGCCCGGCGCGGCCCGCTGGATCGTCGGCGGCGCGGCGCTGGCCACCGTCGAGTCCGGCGGTCAGCGCACCGAGTACTCGCTGCGGCCCACCGAGAACCCGATGATCAGCATCATGGGCGTGGGCAGCGCGGTGCTGCTGCTGTTCACCCTGGCCTACCTGGAGTCGCTGCTGCGCTCGCTGCGCCGCCGCCAGTCCGGGGCCGCCGCCGTCGTCGCGTCGGCCCCGCTCGGCTTCGGCCTGGGTGTCGCCGTGTGGCTGCTGCCGTCCGTGCTGCTGCGCCACGAGCCCGCGCTGTGGCCCGCCCTGGTGGGCGGCGCGCTGGGCCTCGCGGCGGCCGTGTGCACGGCGGTGGCTACCCGTCGAGCTGCCGGGCCAGGGGGAAGGTGA
- a CDS encoding phosphoglycerate kinase has product MKTLSDLIAEGVSGRRVLVRADLNVPLDGDKITDDGRVRASVPTLKALVDGGARVLVAAHLGRPKGEPDPALSLAPVAVRLGELLGQTVELGTEAAGDGTVVLLENIRFDARETSKVDAEREALADELAAKADAFVSDGFGVVHRKQASVYDVAKKLPAYAGGLVLAEVEVLRKLTADLQRPYVVVLGGAKVSDKLGVIANLLTKVDRLLIGGGMAYTFLKAQGHEVGRSLLQEDQLDQVAGFLKEAEERGVELVLPVDVLAATGFAADAEFDVVKATAIPADRQGLDIGPESREQFAAKLADAKTVFWNGPMGVFEFEAFAGGTRAVAEALVASDAFTVVGGGDSAAAVRALGLPEDGFSHISTGGGASLEYLEGKELPGVAVLEEGTA; this is encoded by the coding sequence GTGAAGACTCTCAGCGACCTGATCGCCGAGGGTGTCTCGGGTCGGCGCGTCCTGGTGCGCGCCGACCTGAACGTCCCCCTCGACGGCGACAAGATCACCGACGACGGCCGCGTCCGCGCGTCGGTGCCGACCCTCAAGGCGCTGGTCGACGGCGGCGCGCGCGTCCTCGTCGCCGCCCACCTGGGCCGCCCCAAGGGCGAGCCCGACCCGGCGCTCTCGCTCGCCCCGGTCGCCGTGCGGCTGGGCGAGCTGCTCGGCCAGACCGTCGAGCTGGGCACCGAGGCCGCCGGCGACGGCACCGTCGTGCTGCTGGAGAACATCCGCTTCGACGCCCGCGAGACCAGCAAGGTCGACGCCGAGCGCGAGGCGCTGGCCGACGAGCTGGCCGCGAAGGCCGACGCGTTCGTCTCCGACGGCTTCGGCGTCGTGCACCGCAAGCAGGCTTCGGTCTACGACGTGGCGAAGAAGCTGCCCGCCTACGCGGGTGGCCTGGTGCTGGCCGAGGTCGAGGTGCTGCGCAAGCTCACCGCCGACCTCCAGCGCCCGTACGTGGTCGTGCTGGGCGGGGCGAAGGTGTCCGACAAGCTCGGCGTCATCGCGAACCTGCTGACCAAGGTCGACCGCCTGCTCATCGGCGGCGGCATGGCCTACACCTTCCTCAAGGCGCAGGGTCACGAGGTCGGCAGGTCGCTGCTCCAGGAAGACCAGCTCGACCAGGTCGCGGGCTTCCTCAAGGAGGCCGAGGAGCGCGGCGTGGAGCTGGTGCTCCCGGTCGACGTGCTGGCCGCGACGGGCTTCGCCGCCGACGCCGAGTTCGACGTGGTCAAGGCCACCGCGATCCCGGCCGACCGGCAGGGCCTCGACATCGGCCCGGAGTCGCGCGAGCAGTTCGCCGCGAAGCTGGCCGACGCCAAGACGGTGTTCTGGAACGGCCCGATGGGCGTGTTCGAGTTCGAGGCGTTCGCCGGCGGCACCCGCGCGGTGGCCGAGGCGCTGGTCGCGAGCGACGCGTTCACCGTGGTCGGCGGCGGCGACTCGGCCGCGGCCGTGCGCGCGCTGGGCCTGCCCGAGGACGGCTTCTCGCACATCTCGACCGGCGGCGGCGCGTCGCTGGAGTACCTGGAGGGCAAGGAACTGCCCGGCGTCGCCGTGCTCGAGGAGGGGACCGCTTGA
- a CDS encoding RNA polymerase-binding protein RbpA, producing the protein MAGGNAIRGTRVGAGPMGESERGESAPRRRVSYWCANAHESRPSFAVEAEIPENWDCPRCGLPAGRDEQAPPAPPRNEPYKTHLAYVKERRSDADGEAILEEALTKLRKQREEP; encoded by the coding sequence ATGGCTGGTGGTAACGCGATTCGCGGTACCCGCGTCGGCGCAGGCCCGATGGGTGAATCGGAGCGCGGCGAGTCCGCGCCCCGGCGTCGGGTGTCGTACTGGTGCGCCAACGCGCACGAGTCGCGTCCGTCGTTCGCGGTCGAAGCGGAAATCCCGGAGAACTGGGACTGCCCCCGGTGCGGTCTGCCGGCGGGTCGGGACGAGCAGGCTCCGCCGGCTCCCCCGCGCAACGAGCCGTACAAGACGCACTTGGCGTACGTGAAGGAACGCCGTTCCGACGCGGACGGAGAGGCGATCCTCGAAGAGGCGCTCACCAAGCTGCGCAAGCAGCGCGAAGAGCCCTAG